The Deinococcus aerolatus genome includes a region encoding these proteins:
- a CDS encoding metal-sensitive transcriptional regulator, which produces MPEDSRKRAARRLAIARGHLESIRRSLEDPDVYCVDVLRQIKAVQGALDGAAGVILRGHLEAHVATAATRGDEKEIVDELMEIFKYT; this is translated from the coding sequence ATGCCAGAGGACAGCCGCAAGCGCGCCGCGCGTCGTCTCGCCATCGCCCGCGGTCACCTCGAGAGCATCCGACGCTCTCTGGAAGACCCGGACGTGTACTGCGTGGATGTCCTGCGGCAGATCAAGGCCGTACAGGGCGCACTGGACGGCGCGGCAGGCGTAATTCTGCGGGGCCATCTCGAAGCGCATGTGGCGACGGCTGCCACGCGCGGCGACGAGAAGGAAATCGTCGATGAGTTGATGGAAATCTTCAAGTACACCTGA